A genome region from Chlorobaculum tepidum TLS includes the following:
- a CDS encoding TIGR04282 family arsenosugar biosynthesis glycosyltransferase: protein MKSRNDELLIIFSKNPVAGRVKTRLASAIGDAEALRIYEQLRELTKQATTGINASKAIAYSDFIPNTDLLLAPDTEAWLQQGSDLGERMHRAFVKGFSLGFSRVALIGTDCPELSPFILDLAFRKLDACDVVLGPARDGGFYLAALKQPFPELFLGRTWSTSSVLNDSQRIIREHGRSCDLLPALSDIDTFDDLRASGLWTP, encoded by the coding sequence ATGAAAAGCCGGAATGACGAACTCCTGATCATCTTCTCGAAAAATCCCGTTGCCGGGCGAGTCAAAACCCGCCTGGCCTCGGCAATCGGCGACGCCGAAGCACTGCGGATTTACGAGCAGCTTCGGGAGTTAACCAAGCAGGCGACAACAGGCATCAACGCATCGAAAGCCATCGCCTACTCGGACTTCATCCCCAACACTGACCTCTTGCTTGCCCCCGACACGGAAGCGTGGCTCCAGCAAGGCAGCGACCTCGGCGAACGGATGCACCGCGCTTTCGTGAAAGGCTTTTCGCTCGGCTTCAGCCGCGTCGCGCTCATCGGCACCGACTGCCCGGAACTCAGCCCGTTCATTCTCGATCTCGCGTTCCGGAAACTCGACGCCTGCGACGTGGTGCTCGGCCCCGCGCGGGACGGCGGATTTTATCTCGCCGCCCTGAAGCAACCCTTCCCGGAGCTTTTTCTCGGCAGAACCTGGAGCACATCGAGCGTGCTGAACGACTCTCAGCGCATCATCCGCGAGCACGGCAGATCGTGCGACCTGCTCCCGGCGCTCTCCGACATCGACACCTTCGACGACCTCAGAGCGAGCGGCTTATGGACACCGTGA
- a CDS encoding TIGR04283 family arsenosugar biosynthesis glycosyltransferase, giving the protein MDTVTKLSIIIPAWNEETGIARTLETLLALTAGRGDTEIIVSVSGNDRTKAIARTFPVVVCHSEKGRAVQMNAGAKLATGSILYFLHADTTPPPSFCDDIFSAIERGARAGCFRMTFDDPDWLMQLYGWFTQFPLPVCRGGDQSLFITKELFGQIGGFDERLQIMEDIEIIDRLQRHAGFHILDSTVTTSARKYHTNGTVRLQAIFGTIHLMYALGFSQKNIVAFYRDSIR; this is encoded by the coding sequence ATGGACACCGTGACAAAGCTGAGCATCATCATTCCGGCATGGAACGAGGAGACCGGAATCGCCCGCACACTCGAAACGCTGCTCGCCCTGACGGCTGGACGCGGCGACACCGAAATCATCGTCAGCGTGTCTGGCAATGACCGTACCAAAGCAATTGCCCGAACATTTCCCGTTGTCGTCTGCCACTCCGAAAAAGGCCGCGCCGTCCAGATGAACGCCGGAGCAAAGCTGGCGACAGGTTCGATCCTCTACTTCCTGCACGCCGACACCACGCCCCCGCCATCATTCTGCGATGACATTTTCTCCGCTATCGAGCGAGGCGCCAGGGCCGGATGCTTCCGCATGACCTTCGACGATCCCGACTGGCTCATGCAGCTTTACGGCTGGTTCACGCAATTCCCGCTTCCGGTCTGCCGGGGCGGCGACCAGTCTCTTTTCATCACGAAAGAGCTGTTCGGGCAGATCGGCGGATTCGACGAGCGGTTGCAGATCATGGAGGACATCGAGATCATCGATCGGCTCCAGCGCCACGCCGGATTCCATATTCTCGACTCGACCGTCACCACGTCTGCGAGGAAATATCACACGAACGGCACGGTCAGGCTGCAAGCCATCTTCGGCACGATCCACCTGATGTATGCCCTCGGCTTCAGCCAGAAGAATATTGTCGCTTTTTACCGCGATTCGATCCGGTAA
- the csmH gene encoding chlorosome envelope protein H, with amino-acid sequence MATEETNMPAAEAPKAAAGAPNTSAGNGDMAHLIGNMGILIDSTIESVQGVISTVSSATGQIIEGVTTTINSEPVKEIINNVNSVSGQIIEGVTNTLKSEQIQNSFNELGKFWTGMISNLNAMVNSNQVKNLFDNVSAGINQLAGGIFPQGMPPMFMGASSGEEKRKVVHQIPVVHTSESGAATLKAMTPQPTAAPAAPAAPAAPKNKPEGE; translated from the coding sequence ATGGCTACCGAAGAAACAAACATGCCCGCCGCCGAGGCACCCAAGGCGGCTGCCGGAGCACCAAATACCAGCGCCGGTAACGGCGATATGGCCCACCTGATTGGCAACATGGGTATTCTCATCGATTCGACTATCGAGTCCGTGCAGGGAGTGATCAGCACGGTCAGCTCCGCCACCGGCCAGATCATCGAAGGGGTCACCACCACCATCAACTCCGAGCCGGTCAAGGAGATCATCAACAACGTCAATTCAGTTTCCGGCCAAATCATCGAGGGAGTCACGAATACCCTGAAATCAGAGCAGATTCAGAACTCGTTCAACGAACTCGGCAAGTTCTGGACAGGTATGATCTCGAACCTGAACGCGATGGTCAACTCCAACCAGGTCAAGAACCTGTTCGACAATGTCAGCGCAGGCATCAACCAGCTCGCAGGCGGCATCTTCCCGCAAGGAATGCCTCCCATGTTCATGGGCGCTAGCAGCGGCGAAGAGAAGAGAAAAGTCGTGCATCAGATTCCCGTGGTGCACACCTCCGAATCGGGTGCCGCCACGTTGAAGGCGATGACTCCTCAGCCCACAGCAGCACCGGCAGCACCGGCAGCACCGGCAGCACCGAAAAATAAACCTGAAGGCGAATAA
- the dut gene encoding dUTP diphosphatase: MIKVKIVRLNQKAILPVYATAHAAGMDVSACLDAPVTVPSSASALIPTGFAIELPEGYEAQLRPRSGLALRHCISLPNSPATIDADYRGEVGVILINHGREPFTVSHGDRIAQMVVAKVDHVVFEEVESLSETARGEGGFGHTGVQAKAECL, from the coding sequence ATGATCAAGGTAAAAATAGTTCGACTCAATCAAAAGGCGATCCTGCCGGTCTATGCAACCGCTCACGCTGCCGGGATGGATGTTTCGGCATGTCTCGATGCGCCGGTGACCGTTCCGTCCTCCGCTTCGGCGCTCATTCCAACCGGCTTCGCCATCGAGCTGCCCGAAGGCTACGAGGCGCAGCTCAGGCCGAGAAGCGGGCTGGCGCTCCGCCATTGTATCTCCCTGCCCAACTCGCCGGCGACTATCGACGCCGACTATCGCGGCGAGGTGGGGGTCATCCTTATCAATCACGGGCGCGAGCCGTTTACGGTCAGCCACGGCGACCGCATTGCGCAGATGGTGGTGGCGAAGGTCGATCACGTCGTGTTCGAGGAGGTTGAATCGCTATCTGAAACCGCGAGAGGAGAGGGGGGATTCGGGCATACAGGGGTTCAGGCGAAAGCCGAATGCCTTTGA
- the bshB1 gene encoding bacillithiol biosynthesis deacetylase BshB1, producing the protein MTLTAPIQPVYALAFGAHPDDVELACGATLLKIMDEGKPVAVCDLTAGEMGTLGTAETRRQEAALATERMGYVAREQLDLGDSELFYTKESLHKIIRIIRKYRPDTVFCNPPDERHPDHMKASRLIYEACYYAGLRKIETFDGGLPQAAHRPRHLLYYIQFKQLEPQIVVDVSSTFERSRAGIEAFGTQFHRKENSDEPVTMINRKEFLPGLEARSRALGEQIGVMYGEGFRLPTALGIDHFTSVFPPGV; encoded by the coding sequence ATGACCTTGACTGCACCCATCCAACCGGTTTACGCACTCGCTTTCGGCGCTCATCCCGACGATGTCGAACTCGCCTGTGGAGCGACGCTCCTGAAAATCATGGACGAGGGAAAGCCGGTGGCCGTCTGCGACCTCACCGCTGGGGAGATGGGCACGCTCGGCACCGCCGAAACCCGCCGTCAGGAGGCCGCGCTGGCCACCGAGCGCATGGGTTACGTGGCGCGAGAGCAGCTCGATCTCGGCGATTCGGAGCTGTTCTATACTAAAGAGAGCCTGCACAAGATCATCCGGATCATCCGCAAATACCGGCCCGACACGGTTTTCTGCAACCCGCCGGACGAACGCCATCCCGACCACATGAAAGCCTCGCGCCTCATCTACGAGGCCTGCTACTACGCCGGGCTGCGCAAAATCGAAACCTTTGATGGTGGCCTGCCACAAGCCGCACACCGTCCGCGCCACCTGCTCTATTACATCCAGTTCAAGCAGCTCGAACCGCAGATCGTCGTGGACGTTTCATCGACCTTCGAGCGTTCGCGAGCCGGTATAGAAGCGTTCGGAACGCAATTCCACCGCAAGGAGAACAGCGACGAGCCAGTCACGATGATCAACCGAAAGGAGTTCCTGCCGGGCCTCGAAGCGCGCTCGAGGGCACTCGGCGAGCAGATCGGCGTCATGTACGGCGAGGGGTTCCGCCTGCCGACGGCACTCGGCATCGATCACTTCACGAGCGTTTTTCCGCCCGGCGTTTGA
- a CDS encoding peptide-binding protein: MHKSLLSIAALLLVTLFAGCGPKSQKSRPDTIVVAVSADFDHLNPLLIQMSLAREVCTMIYPQLVKPSFDEKSGAISYQPNAAERWEFSPDGRNVTFHLNSKAVWEDGKPLTSKDFSFSYRLYADPNVASSRQDYLYDLLLKPDGSVDFDKAVETPDDKTLVLHFNKPMAENIVLDHFNDLMPVAEHLFRDIKPQQIRQQAATLPIMGAGPFKVKEWQRQSKLVLESNPTSVLPRPAASPALTFMVVPEYTTRLAMLKSGQIDALVSAGGINPKDAAELAKSNPEIAIIPVADRYFDSVVWLNIDGEAWRNGKKIKPNRFFGDRRVRQAMTYAIDRQAIIDGFMGPKHATIVNTTLSPAYTSIIDTSLPAYAYNPDKALALLKEAGWTPGPDGILQKNGQKFSFELAAPTGNPRRNYAATIIQQNLRKIGIDCRLRFDESLMFNKNQNEYRYDAALSGLAAETLPFQLVIWGSDFEKKPFNSSAFQNAELDRVVARLTGPLPQTEQAKLWKEYQQILANEQPRTFLYYYDELEGFNKRVENVNLSLLATLGNMYEWKVGKKK; this comes from the coding sequence ATGCACAAATCATTGCTGAGCATCGCCGCTCTTTTGCTAGTGACGCTGTTCGCGGGCTGTGGCCCGAAATCGCAGAAATCCCGGCCCGACACCATCGTGGTTGCCGTCTCAGCCGATTTCGACCACCTCAACCCGCTGCTCATCCAGATGTCGCTCGCCCGCGAGGTGTGTACGATGATCTATCCCCAGCTTGTCAAGCCGTCGTTCGACGAAAAGAGCGGCGCGATCAGCTACCAGCCGAACGCCGCCGAGCGCTGGGAGTTCTCACCGGACGGGCGAAACGTGACGTTCCACCTGAACAGCAAGGCGGTCTGGGAGGATGGCAAGCCGCTCACCTCGAAGGACTTCAGTTTTTCCTACCGCCTGTATGCCGACCCAAACGTGGCAAGCAGTCGTCAGGATTACCTGTACGACCTGCTGCTCAAGCCTGATGGCTCGGTCGATTTCGACAAAGCAGTCGAGACTCCGGATGACAAGACGCTGGTGCTGCACTTTAACAAGCCGATGGCCGAAAACATCGTGCTCGACCACTTCAACGACCTGATGCCAGTCGCCGAGCACCTCTTCCGAGACATCAAGCCGCAACAGATCCGCCAACAGGCGGCCACATTGCCAATCATGGGTGCAGGCCCGTTCAAAGTAAAGGAGTGGCAGCGGCAATCGAAGCTAGTGCTCGAATCGAATCCAACCTCGGTGCTGCCACGTCCGGCAGCCTCGCCGGCGCTCACCTTCATGGTGGTGCCGGAGTACACAACGCGGCTGGCGATGCTCAAATCGGGCCAGATCGACGCGCTCGTATCGGCAGGCGGCATCAACCCGAAAGACGCCGCGGAGCTGGCCAAAAGCAACCCGGAAATTGCGATTATCCCGGTGGCCGACCGCTACTTTGATAGCGTCGTCTGGCTGAACATCGACGGCGAAGCGTGGCGCAACGGCAAGAAGATCAAGCCGAACCGCTTTTTCGGTGACCGCCGCGTGCGGCAAGCGATGACCTATGCCATCGACCGGCAGGCGATCATCGACGGCTTCATGGGGCCAAAGCATGCTACCATCGTCAACACCACGCTCTCGCCCGCCTACACCTCGATTATTGACACATCGCTGCCCGCGTACGCCTACAATCCCGACAAGGCGCTCGCCCTTCTCAAAGAGGCTGGCTGGACGCCGGGGCCGGACGGCATTTTGCAGAAAAACGGCCAGAAGTTCTCGTTCGAACTCGCCGCGCCCACCGGCAACCCGAGGCGCAACTACGCAGCAACGATCATCCAGCAGAACCTCCGCAAAATCGGCATCGACTGCCGCCTGCGCTTCGACGAGTCTCTCATGTTCAACAAAAACCAGAACGAGTACCGCTACGACGCCGCCTTGTCGGGACTGGCGGCTGAAACGCTCCCCTTCCAGCTCGTCATCTGGGGATCGGACTTCGAGAAAAAACCCTTCAACTCCTCAGCCTTCCAGAACGCCGAACTCGACCGCGTCGTCGCCAGACTCACCGGCCCGCTTCCGCAAACCGAACAGGCAAAACTCTGGAAAGAGTACCAGCAAATTCTCGCCAACGAACAGCCGCGAACCTTTTTGTATTATTACGATGAACTTGAGGGATTCAACAAGCGAGTGGAGAATGTCAATTTGAGCCTGCTGGCGACGCTGGGAAATATGTATGAGTGGAAGGTTGGGAAAAAGAAATGA
- the bchF gene encoding 2-vinyl bacteriochlorophyllide hydratase codes for MPRYTPEQLEKRNASKWTTVQAILAPIQFLIFLAGLTVTYLYSQGIWVTDFWWVTFFVALKTFMLVLIFVTGGFFELEVFGKFAFAHEFFWEDFGSAIAMIVHISYFILFFWIKPAEHILILTAYLAYLSYLVNAAQFVIRLLLEKHNEKKLKASGAV; via the coding sequence ATGCCTCGTTATACACCGGAACAGCTTGAAAAAAGAAATGCGTCCAAGTGGACGACCGTGCAGGCTATTCTCGCCCCGATCCAGTTCCTCATCTTCCTGGCCGGTTTGACGGTCACATACCTCTACTCGCAAGGCATCTGGGTCACCGATTTCTGGTGGGTAACCTTTTTCGTCGCACTCAAAACCTTCATGCTCGTGCTGATCTTCGTGACCGGCGGCTTTTTCGAGCTTGAGGTGTTCGGCAAGTTCGCCTTCGCGCATGAGTTCTTTTGGGAGGATTTCGGCAGCGCGATTGCCATGATCGTGCACATCTCCTATTTCATCCTCTTTTTCTGGATCAAACCGGCGGAACATATTCTCATTCTGACCGCCTATCTTGCCTACCTGAGCTATCTGGTCAATGCGGCGCAGTTCGTCATCCGTCTGCTGCTCGAAAAGCATAACGAGAAGAAACTCAAGGCCAGCGGAGCCGTCTGA
- the bchC gene encoding chlorophyll synthesis pathway protein BchC has translation MEAKKSKAIVFSGVNQIELREVTLKPVSSTDVLVETWWSSISTGTEKMALNGLIPSPPFIFPFIPGYETVGRIVEAGDHVNQGLIGKFAYVAGSFGYEDVNAAFGGASQFIVCPVESLTVLDGIANPQCGIALPLGATALHIVDLAEVKNRKVLVLGQGAVGILAAELAKRFGASLVAVTEPHQRRLDISTSDIKVNPEKQDVSVALAGHEFDVLIDSTGIMSAIETGLRFLKFHGKVIFGGYYQRMNIDYSQAFNKELSFIAARQWAKGDLHRVRELIAAGKINAEKIFTHQCTVDDNLMEAYMQAFSDSDCLKMIIHWKHGNEAGEHFPTCNTAN, from the coding sequence ATGGAAGCGAAGAAATCCAAAGCCATCGTCTTCAGCGGCGTCAACCAGATCGAGCTGCGGGAAGTGACCCTCAAACCGGTCTCATCGACCGATGTGCTGGTCGAAACCTGGTGGTCGTCCATCAGTACCGGCACAGAGAAAATGGCCCTCAACGGCCTGATCCCGTCGCCGCCGTTTATCTTTCCCTTCATTCCCGGCTATGAAACCGTTGGGCGCATCGTCGAAGCGGGAGACCACGTCAATCAGGGGCTGATCGGCAAGTTCGCCTACGTGGCGGGGTCGTTCGGCTACGAGGATGTGAACGCTGCTTTCGGCGGCGCTTCGCAGTTCATCGTCTGCCCGGTCGAGAGCCTGACGGTGCTCGACGGCATCGCCAATCCGCAATGCGGCATCGCTTTGCCGCTCGGCGCGACGGCGCTGCATATCGTCGATCTCGCGGAGGTCAAGAACCGCAAAGTGCTCGTGCTTGGCCAGGGCGCGGTGGGCATCCTCGCCGCAGAGCTGGCAAAGCGCTTTGGCGCGAGCCTCGTGGCGGTCACGGAACCACACCAGCGGCGGCTCGACATCTCGACGTCAGATATCAAGGTCAACCCCGAAAAGCAGGACGTCTCGGTGGCGCTGGCGGGTCACGAGTTCGACGTGCTCATCGACAGCACGGGCATCATGAGCGCCATTGAAACCGGGCTGCGCTTCCTGAAATTCCACGGCAAGGTGATCTTCGGCGGCTACTACCAGCGCATGAACATCGATTACTCGCAGGCGTTCAACAAGGAACTCTCCTTCATCGCCGCCCGCCAGTGGGCCAAGGGCGACCTGCACCGTGTGCGCGAGCTGATTGCGGCCGGCAAGATCAACGCTGAAAAGATTTTCACCCACCAGTGCACGGTTGACGACAACCTCATGGAGGCCTACATGCAGGCCTTCAGCGACTCAGACTGCCTGAAGATGATCATCCACTGGAAGCATGGCAACGAGGCGGGCGAACACTTTCCAACCTGCAACACGGCCAACTGA
- a CDS encoding chlorophyllide a reductase iron protein subunit X encodes MAPRTIAIYGKGGIGKSFTTTNLSATFAMMNKRVLQLGCDPKHDSTTSLFGGISLPTVTEVFAEKNAKNEQVQISDIVFRRDIPGFPQPIYGIELGGPQVGRGCGGRGIISGFDVLEKLGIFEWEIDIILMDFLGDVVCGGFATPLARSLSEEVLLVTSNDRQSIFTSNNICQANNYFRTIGGRSRLLGLIVNRDDGSGMAENYAKAAGINVLMKVPYNLQARDMDDSFDFAIKLPEVGEPFKKLATDILNNAITPCEASGLDFKDFVRLFGDVSEELPAAATADELFKRKGETAADPEAHDPERQQLLACIEKLPEPEREIYTLHEIEGKSPEQIAGLKGIGEQEVKAHIARARKAMRKLFFEL; translated from the coding sequence ATGGCGCCAAGAACCATCGCGATTTACGGCAAGGGCGGCATCGGCAAGAGCTTCACGACAACGAACCTCAGCGCCACCTTCGCCATGATGAACAAGCGCGTCCTGCAGCTCGGTTGCGACCCGAAGCACGACTCGACCACCTCGCTCTTCGGCGGCATCTCGCTGCCCACGGTGACTGAAGTTTTCGCCGAAAAGAACGCGAAAAACGAGCAGGTGCAGATCAGCGACATCGTGTTCCGGCGTGACATTCCCGGATTTCCGCAGCCGATCTACGGCATCGAACTCGGCGGCCCGCAGGTGGGGCGCGGCTGCGGCGGGCGCGGCATTATTTCGGGATTCGACGTGCTCGAAAAGCTCGGCATCTTCGAGTGGGAGATCGACATCATTCTGATGGACTTTCTCGGCGACGTGGTGTGCGGCGGTTTTGCGACGCCATTGGCTCGTTCGCTCAGCGAGGAGGTGCTGCTCGTGACCAGCAACGACCGGCAGTCGATCTTCACCTCGAACAACATCTGCCAGGCCAATAACTACTTCCGCACCATCGGCGGCCGCTCGCGCCTGCTCGGCCTGATCGTCAACCGCGACGACGGCAGCGGCATGGCCGAAAACTACGCGAAGGCGGCGGGCATCAACGTGCTGATGAAGGTGCCCTACAACCTCCAGGCGCGCGACATGGACGACAGCTTTGACTTCGCCATCAAACTGCCCGAAGTCGGCGAACCGTTCAAAAAGCTCGCGACCGACATCCTGAACAACGCCATCACGCCCTGCGAAGCGAGCGGCCTCGATTTCAAGGATTTCGTGCGCCTCTTCGGCGACGTGAGCGAAGAGCTGCCCGCAGCCGCAACGGCTGACGAGCTGTTCAAGCGCAAGGGGGAAACCGCCGCTGACCCCGAAGCCCACGACCCCGAACGCCAGCAACTGCTCGCCTGCATTGAGAAGCTGCCGGAACCGGAACGCGAAATCTACACCCTGCACGAAATCGAGGGCAAGTCACCGGAACAGATCGCCGGGCTGAAGGGAATCGGCGAACAGGAGGTCAAAGCCCACATCGCCAGAGCAAGAAAAGCTATGCGCAAACTCTTCTTCGAACTGTAA
- the typA gene encoding translational GTPase TypA, with product MSRKQNIRNIAIIAHVDHGKTTLVDSIFKQTGAFRENQHVDVRVMDSNPQERERGITIFSKNAAVQHKGCKINIVDTPGHADFGGEVERILKMVDGVLLLVDAFEGPMPQTKFVLRKALELHLKPIVVINKIDRPQADPEKVHDQVLDLFIALGADEDQLDFPYIFASAKNGIAKCNMSDPDGDMSLLLDMIVKEIPAPEADDDAGFQMLVTSLDYSDYIGKIAIGRIQRGKVAPGNQLTLVTQDGVVGKGTVTKLFLFDRTQRVEAMEATAGDIVALAGIAAANVGETLTTPDQPEPIESFEISKPTLSMLFSVNDSPFAGQEGKEVTSRKIRERLMKEIMTNVALNVEETDSADTFRVSGRGELHLSVLIETMRREGYELAISRPEVILREENGVTMEPVEHVTIDVPEEYTGVVIEKMGRRKAEMTNMSTLRGGMNRLEFEIPTRGLIGYNLEFTTDTKGEGMMSHVFHNYQPYKGKLPSRETGALVSAETGVAVAYAISSLEDRGTFFIGPNAKVYEGMVVGESTRDLDITVNICKTKKLTNMRASGSDDSIRLTPPKRLSLEQALEFINDDELLEVTPENIRIRKKILNADLRAKATKKAKAMA from the coding sequence ATGAGCAGGAAACAGAATATTCGCAATATCGCCATTATCGCGCACGTCGATCATGGCAAGACCACCCTCGTGGACTCCATTTTCAAGCAGACGGGCGCGTTCAGGGAGAACCAGCATGTTGACGTCAGGGTGATGGACTCCAATCCGCAGGAGCGTGAGCGGGGCATCACCATTTTTTCGAAAAATGCAGCCGTGCAGCACAAGGGGTGCAAAATCAATATCGTCGACACCCCCGGTCACGCCGATTTCGGCGGCGAGGTCGAGCGCATCCTGAAGATGGTCGATGGCGTGCTCCTGCTTGTCGATGCTTTCGAGGGGCCGATGCCGCAGACCAAGTTCGTGCTTCGCAAGGCGCTCGAACTGCATCTGAAGCCGATCGTGGTCATCAACAAGATCGACCGTCCGCAGGCCGATCCGGAGAAGGTGCATGATCAGGTGCTCGACCTTTTCATTGCGCTCGGCGCTGACGAAGATCAGCTCGATTTCCCCTACATCTTCGCTTCGGCCAAGAACGGCATTGCCAAATGTAATATGTCGGATCCGGACGGCGACATGAGCCTTCTGCTCGACATGATCGTCAAGGAGATTCCCGCCCCTGAAGCGGACGACGATGCTGGATTCCAGATGCTCGTCACCAGCCTCGACTACAGTGACTATATCGGCAAGATCGCCATCGGCCGCATTCAGCGCGGCAAGGTTGCGCCCGGCAACCAGCTCACGCTGGTGACGCAGGATGGTGTGGTTGGCAAAGGTACGGTCACCAAGCTTTTCCTTTTCGACCGCACGCAGCGCGTCGAGGCGATGGAGGCGACGGCGGGCGACATCGTCGCGCTTGCCGGTATCGCGGCGGCCAACGTCGGTGAAACACTTACCACCCCCGACCAGCCCGAACCGATCGAATCGTTCGAGATCAGCAAGCCGACGCTTTCCATGCTCTTTTCAGTGAACGACTCGCCGTTCGCCGGTCAGGAGGGCAAGGAGGTGACCAGCCGCAAAATCCGCGAGCGGCTCATGAAAGAGATCATGACCAACGTCGCGCTCAACGTCGAGGAGACCGACAGCGCCGACACCTTCCGCGTGTCGGGACGCGGCGAGCTTCACCTCTCCGTACTGATCGAGACCATGCGCCGCGAGGGCTACGAACTGGCCATCTCCCGTCCCGAGGTGATTCTTCGCGAGGAGAACGGCGTGACGATGGAGCCGGTCGAGCATGTTACCATCGACGTTCCGGAAGAGTACACCGGCGTGGTTATCGAAAAGATGGGCCGCAGGAAGGCCGAGATGACCAACATGAGCACCCTGCGCGGCGGCATGAACCGCCTGGAGTTCGAAATTCCGACGCGCGGCCTGATCGGTTACAACCTCGAATTCACCACCGACACCAAGGGTGAGGGCATGATGTCGCACGTGTTCCACAACTACCAGCCCTACAAAGGCAAGCTGCCGTCGCGCGAAACCGGCGCTCTGGTCTCTGCCGAAACCGGCGTGGCCGTGGCCTATGCGATTTCGAGTCTCGAAGATCGAGGCACCTTCTTCATTGGGCCGAACGCGAAGGTTTATGAAGGCATGGTGGTTGGCGAATCGACTCGTGACCTCGACATCACGGTGAACATCTGCAAGACCAAGAAGCTCACCAACATGCGTGCCTCCGGCTCGGACGACTCGATCCGCCTGACGCCGCCGAAGAGGCTTTCGCTTGAACAGGCGCTGGAGTTTATCAATGACGACGAGCTGCTCGAAGTGACGCCCGAGAACATCAGGATCCGCAAGAAGATTCTCAACGCCGACCTCAGAGCCAAGGCGACGAAGAAAGCCAAGGCGATGGCGTGA
- a CDS encoding cytochrome C assembly family protein, with amino-acid sequence MANIFIENSLLFALTQIVPLLYIVTTALYGIHFFKETPLAGSLKQPALILTVVTHVADLGLLTSTAGYRLSYSAYNLMSMVALTLAITYMFIEFTTKSDKTGFFVIAFAAGSALFSSILSSQTVDSGLAFSGLGIGVHLFAAIFGFSSVAIAGLYSGMYLVLFRQIRLNRFGLLFQRLPNLETLEMLIMHAVAFGFFFLSVTIVAGVLEQHASKEVINLFEPRLVSLFVIWALYGISLVIKPLFGWDIKHMAVLLIALFVLVTALLFIMSLVTPSFHGMSI; translated from the coding sequence ATGGCTAATATATTTATCGAAAACAGCTTGCTTTTTGCCCTGACACAGATTGTGCCGCTATTGTACATCGTCACCACCGCCCTGTACGGCATCCACTTTTTCAAGGAGACGCCGCTGGCCGGAAGCCTCAAGCAGCCCGCGCTCATCCTTACCGTGGTCACGCATGTGGCCGATCTCGGTCTGCTCACCTCGACGGCAGGATACCGGCTGAGTTATTCGGCCTACAACCTCATGAGCATGGTGGCGCTGACGCTCGCCATTACGTACATGTTCATCGAATTCACCACAAAAAGCGACAAGACCGGCTTTTTCGTCATCGCCTTCGCGGCGGGATCGGCTCTCTTTTCATCAATCCTGAGCTCCCAAACCGTCGATTCCGGACTTGCATTCAGCGGTCTGGGCATTGGTGTTCACCTGTTCGCGGCCATCTTTGGCTTCAGCTCGGTAGCCATCGCCGGGCTGTACAGCGGCATGTATCTGGTGCTTTTCCGCCAGATCCGGCTCAACCGGTTCGGCCTGCTCTTTCAGCGCCTGCCAAACCTGGAGACGCTGGAAATGCTGATCATGCACGCCGTGGCTTTCGGCTTCTTTTTCCTGTCGGTCACCATCGTGGCTGGCGTTCTCGAACAGCACGCATCAAAAGAAGTCATTAACCTTTTCGAGCCTCGGCTCGTCTCCCTGTTTGTCATCTGGGCGCTCTATGGCATCAGCCTGGTCATCAAACCGCTGTTTGGCTGGGACATCAAGCACATGGCGGTGCTGCTCATCGCACTGTTCGTCCTGGTCACCGCGCTGTTGTTCATCATGAGTCTGGTTACGCCAAGTTTTCACGGAATGAGTATTTAA